AACCACGAATAAATACATTCCACCACCCCGAAAAACTCTTCGCCCCCGAGGATGACGAACCCGCTTGATCCCGCTTGCAATGCGGCATTCACCTGGCATTCTGAACGGATGGCAGGCAATGAGCTGGACCCCATCCGGGCTAGAAGCGCTCTGGCAGTGATCAAGCAGAACCCCGGAATCGTGCTCTTCGCGGTATCGCCGCTGATCGCGCTGGTGGCAGTCACCTGGTACTTCGCCGGCGCCGGATGGGGAATCGTCCTGGCCCTGGTGCTGCTGGTCGCCGGCGGCGCCCTCGTGCTCCGCAAGCGCTGACACCACCGGCATGCGTTCGTGGTGGGGCTGGGGCACGCTCGAACAGGCACTCACTGAGCAGGAGACCAAGGATCTGGTGGCCCGGGTAGCCGCCATGCTGCCCGGTCACGACCTCACCGATCACGCTCCGCCCGACCCGAATGCGCTCGGGTTGCCCAGCCCGCGGATCACCCCGCCGCAGTCCCTGGCGGCATTGTGTTCAGCCCAGGTGGTGGACCGGGCCGGGCATGCGCGGGGAAAGGCGTTCCGCGATGTCGCGCGCAACCTGCAGGGCCGGCTTGATCATCTACCCGACCTGATCGTGCGGCCGCGGCGCGAACAGGACGTCATCGATGTGCTGGATTGGTGTACGCGCGAAGGGATTCCGGCGATTCCCTACGGCGGCGGCAGCTCCGTCGTCGGGGGTGTGGAGCCTCGCTTCGAGGGGCCCGCGGTCACGTTGGATGTCAGCGCAATGAGCGCGGTGGTCGAGGTGGATCAGGTCAGCCGCGCCGCCCGGATCCAGGCCGGCGCGCTCGGTCCGTGGATCGAGGACCAGTTGCGCAAGCACAACCTGACGTTGCGGCACTTTCCGCAGTCCTTCGCGTTCTCCAGTCTCGGCGGCTGGTTGGCCACCCGCGCCGGCGGACATTTCGCCACCCTCTACACCCACATCGACGACCTGACCGAATCGGTGCGCGTCGTCACCCCGGCGGGCGTCAGCGAGTCGCGCCGGCTGCCTGGTTCGGGCGCGGGACCATCCCCGGACCGGCTATTCGTCGGCTCCGAGGGCACTCTCGGAGTCATCACCGAGGCCTGGATGCGGCTGCAGTACCGCCCGCGCTGGCACGTCACCGCATCGGTGGCGTTCGACAGCTGGCCGGCCGCGGTCGCCGCCACCCGCACCGTCGCTCAAGCGGGTCTCTTTCCGGCGAACTGCCGGCTGCTCGACCCCGCCGAGGCTTTCCTCAACGCCGGCGCGCCGGTCAGCGGTGGGCTGCTGGTGCTGGCCTTCGAATCGGCTGACCATCCGATCGACCCCTGGCTGAACCGGGCCCTGGAGATCACCGCCGAACACGGCGGCACGGTCATCTCCCGACGCAACCGCGAATCCGGCAGTGACGCAACTGAGGACAGGCCAGATGACGCGTCGACCAACTGGCGCTCGTCGTTCCTGCGGATGCCTTACCAACGAGATGCCCTGGCGCGCCGCGGCGTTATTGCCGAGACATTCGAAACCGCTTGCACCTGGACCGGATTCGAGGACCTGCATAACGCCGTGACCGCCGCCGCCCGGGACGCGATCCAGAAGGTCTGCGGTACGGGGGTGGTGACCTGCCGGTTCACCCATGTCTATCCCGACGGCCCGGCGCCCTATTACGGCATCTACGCCGCCGGGCGCTGGGGCTCGCTGGACGCGCAGTGGGACGAGATGAAAGCCGCTGTCTCCGAAGCGATCAGCGCCACCGGCGGCACCATCACCCATCACCACGCGGTCGGTCGCGACCATCGCCCGTGGTACGACCGGCAGCGCCCCGACCCGTTCGCAAAGGCGTTGCGCGCCACCAAAAACGCGCTGGACCCGGCCGGAATCCTCAATCCCGGAGTGCTACTGGGATAGTGGCGCCACGTCGGATAGAGCCGCCCGTGATCAGCCGTGCCCGATGTGCAGCAGCCGCGCGAGGTTCGGCAGCTTGACCCGGGGTCGTCCGTGCGGCTCACCGGCCGTCCGCTCGAACTGGTCGATGACGTCCCAGTGCTCGGAGGTGATCACCTTGGGCTGCCGCTCACTAAGCCAGGCGGAGAGCTGGTCGGCGTGGTCGTCGGGGAAGTCGGCCACTTCAGCACCTGCCAGATCGGCGATCAACGTGTCGACGGTCTCCTGAGAGTCGCTCTTGTTGGTGCCGATCACGCCGGTGGGCCCGCGCTTGATCCAGCCGACGACATACTCATTACGACTGCCTTCGACGCGGCCGCCGGTGTTGGGGATCGTGCCGCGCTTCTCGTCGAACGGCAGGCCCGGCGTCGGGACACCGCGGTACCCGACCGAACGGACGACCAACTGCACCGGCAGTTCTTCGCGCTCACCGGTGTCCTTGGCCGACACCCAGCCGCTCTCGTCGGTGACCAACTCGTTGCGGCCCAGCACGATGTGCTCGACACGCTCCTCGCCCTTGATCTCGATCGGAGAGGTCAGGAACCGGAACACGATCCGGCGATGGCCCGGGCGCGGCTCGCGCTCCGCGTAGCCCCGCAGCACCTTGATGTTCTGTTTGGTGGTCTTGCCCGCCGCCTCGGCGTCCTCGTCGGTGATGCCCTCGAACTGGGCCGGGTCGACGATCACGTCGACCCCCTCGAGCTCGCCCAGTTCGCGCAACTCCAGGGTGGTGAATGCCGTCTGCAGCGGACCGCGCCGGCCGATGATCACCACCTCTTCGACCCCGCGGGGCCGCAGCGACTCCAGCGCATGGTCGGCGATGTCGGTGAGCGCCAGCACGTCGGGGTCGGTGACCAGAATGCGGGCGACGTCGATCGCGACGTTGCCGTTGCCGACCACCAGGGCCCGGGCGCCCGACAGGTTCGGTGTCTTCTCCTCGAAGTGCGGGTGCGCGTTGTACCAGCCGACGAAGTCCACCGCGGAGATGCTCCCCGCCAGGTTCTCGCCGGGGATGTTCAACGGTTTGTCCGACTGGGCGCCCACGGCATAGATCACCGCGTCATAGTGCTCGGCGAGTTCCTGCGCGTGGACGTGTTCGCCCACGGCCACGTTGCCGAAGAACCGGAAGCGGGGGTCGGTTGCGGTCTTCTCGAACTGTTTGCTGATCGACTTGATCTTGGGGTGGTCGGGGGCGACGCCGGAGCGCACCAGCCCCCACGGTGTCGGCAGCATCTCGAGCATGTCGACGGCCACCTCGATCTCGTCGGTCGAGTCAGCCGCCTTCAGTAGGGACGCGGCGGCGAAGAAGCCCGACGGCCCGGAGCCGACGATGGCGACGTGATAGGGACGCATGTAGAAGGATGCTAGACGGTGGTGCCGGTAACGTTGTCGCCTGTGGAACCTGACCGTCAAGCAGACATCGCCGCACTTGACTCCACCCTCACCACGGTGGAGAGGGTGCTTGACGTCGAGGGTCTGAGAAGCCGCATCGAAAAACTCGAGCAGGAAGCGTCCGACCCGAACCTCTGGGACGACCAGGCCCGCGCTCAGAAGGTGACCAGCGAACTGTCGCACACCCAGGGCGAATTGCGCCGGGTAGAGGAGCTGCGTCAGCGCCTCGACGACCTGCCGGTGCTGTACGAACTGGCCGCCGAAGAAGAGGGCCCGGCCGCCGACGCCGCACTCGTCGAAGCCGACGCCGAGCTGAAGGCGCTGCGCGCCGACATTGAGGCCACCGAGGTACGCACTTTGCTGTCCGGTGAGTACGACGAACGTGAGGCGTTGGTCACAATCCGCTCCGGCGCCGGCGGGGTCGACGCCGCGGACTGGGCCGAGATGCTGATGCGGATGTATATCCGCTGGGCAGAGCAGCACAAGTACCCCGTTGAGGTGTTCGACACGTCCTACGCCGAAGAGGCCGGCATCAAGAGCGCGACGTTCGCCGTGCACGCGCCGTTCGCCTACGGCACCCTGTCGGTGGAACAGGGCACCCACCGGCTGGTGCGAATCAGCCCGTTCGACAACCAAAGTCGACGTCAGACGTCTTTCGCGGAGGTCGAAGTGCTGCCCGTGGTGGAGACCACCGACCACATCGAAATTCCGGAAGGCGACCTCCGCGTCGACGTCTACCGGTCCAGCGGTCCCGGGGGCCAGTCGGTCAACACGACCGACTCGGCGGTTCGACTCACACACATCCCAACCGGTATCGTCGTGACTTGCCAGAACGAGAAGTCGCAACTGCAGAACAAAGTTTCAGCGTTACGAGTGCTTCAGGCAAAGTTGTTGGAGCGCAAGCGTTCCGAAGAACGCGCGGAGCTGGACGCCTTGAAAGGCGACGGCGGCAGCTCCTGGGGAAATCAGATGCGGTCATACGTGCTGCACCCCTACCAGATGGTCAAGGATCTGCGTACCGAGTTTGAGGTGGGCAACCCCGCGGCCGTCCTGGACGGAGACATCGACGGGTTCCTGGAAGCGGGAATCCGGTGGCGCAACAGAAAAGATGACGACTAATAACCTCGCTTTCCACGTAAAAGACATCGCCTCCGCGGCGCAGCGTTGGCACGACTTTTGGCGCGGCCCTTTCGGTGAATGGATCATCACCAGGGGACTGCGCGTCGCCATGCTGGTCATCGCCGCGGTGCTGGCGGCCCGCTTCGTCAGCTGGGTAGCCCAGCGGATCACCCGCCAGCTCGACGTGGGTTTCGCCGAGAGCGACGCGCTGGTGCGCTCGGAGGCGACCAAACACCGTCAGGCTGTGGCTTCGGTGATCCGGTGGGTGTCGATCGTGTTCATCGCGATCATGGTGATGATGCAGATCGCAGACGTTCTGCAGTTCTCGGTGGGCGGCCTGGTCGCCCCCGCCACCGTGGTCGGGGCCGCCCTGGGTTTCGGCGCCCAGCAGCTGGTCAAAGACCTGCTGTCCGGGTTCTTCATCATCGTCGAGCGGCAGTACGGCTTCGGTGACCTGGTGAAGCTGACCATTCAGGGTTCCACCACCGACGCCGTCGGCACCGTCGAGAACGTGACGTTGCGGGTGACCAGGCTCCGATCGGCGGACGGCGAGGTGTTCACCGTCCCCAACGGCCAGAT
This genomic stretch from Mycobacterium paragordonae harbors:
- a CDS encoding FAD-binding oxidoreductase, with amino-acid sequence MRSWWGWGTLEQALTEQETKDLVARVAAMLPGHDLTDHAPPDPNALGLPSPRITPPQSLAALCSAQVVDRAGHARGKAFRDVARNLQGRLDHLPDLIVRPRREQDVIDVLDWCTREGIPAIPYGGGSSVVGGVEPRFEGPAVTLDVSAMSAVVEVDQVSRAARIQAGALGPWIEDQLRKHNLTLRHFPQSFAFSSLGGWLATRAGGHFATLYTHIDDLTESVRVVTPAGVSESRRLPGSGAGPSPDRLFVGSEGTLGVITEAWMRLQYRPRWHVTASVAFDSWPAAVAATRTVAQAGLFPANCRLLDPAEAFLNAGAPVSGGLLVLAFESADHPIDPWLNRALEITAEHGGTVISRRNRESGSDATEDRPDDASTNWRSSFLRMPYQRDALARRGVIAETFETACTWTGFEDLHNAVTAAARDAIQKVCGTGVVTCRFTHVYPDGPAPYYGIYAAGRWGSLDAQWDEMKAAVSEAISATGGTITHHHAVGRDHRPWYDRQRPDPFAKALRATKNALDPAGILNPGVLLG
- a CDS encoding FAD-dependent oxidoreductase yields the protein MRPYHVAIVGSGPSGFFAAASLLKAADSTDEIEVAVDMLEMLPTPWGLVRSGVAPDHPKIKSISKQFEKTATDPRFRFFGNVAVGEHVHAQELAEHYDAVIYAVGAQSDKPLNIPGENLAGSISAVDFVGWYNAHPHFEEKTPNLSGARALVVGNGNVAIDVARILVTDPDVLALTDIADHALESLRPRGVEEVVIIGRRGPLQTAFTTLELRELGELEGVDVIVDPAQFEGITDEDAEAAGKTTKQNIKVLRGYAEREPRPGHRRIVFRFLTSPIEIKGEERVEHIVLGRNELVTDESGWVSAKDTGEREELPVQLVVRSVGYRGVPTPGLPFDEKRGTIPNTGGRVEGSRNEYVVGWIKRGPTGVIGTNKSDSQETVDTLIADLAGAEVADFPDDHADQLSAWLSERQPKVITSEHWDVIDQFERTAGEPHGRPRVKLPNLARLLHIGHG
- the prfB gene encoding peptide chain release factor 2 yields the protein MEPDRQADIAALDSTLTTVERVLDVEGLRSRIEKLEQEASDPNLWDDQARAQKVTSELSHTQGELRRVEELRQRLDDLPVLYELAAEEEGPAADAALVEADAELKALRADIEATEVRTLLSGEYDEREALVTIRSGAGGVDAADWAEMLMRMYIRWAEQHKYPVEVFDTSYAEEAGIKSATFAVHAPFAYGTLSVEQGTHRLVRISPFDNQSRRQTSFAEVEVLPVVETTDHIEIPEGDLRVDVYRSSGPGGQSVNTTDSAVRLTHIPTGIVVTCQNEKSQLQNKVSALRVLQAKLLERKRSEERAELDALKGDGGSSWGNQMRSYVLHPYQMVKDLRTEFEVGNPAAVLDGDIDGFLEAGIRWRNRKDDD
- a CDS encoding mechanosensitive ion channel family protein, which codes for MTTNNLAFHVKDIASAAQRWHDFWRGPFGEWIITRGLRVAMLVIAAVLAARFVSWVAQRITRQLDVGFAESDALVRSEATKHRQAVASVIRWVSIVFIAIMVMMQIADVLQFSVGGLVAPATVVGAALGFGAQQLVKDLLSGFFIIVERQYGFGDLVKLTIQGSTTDAVGTVENVTLRVTRLRSADGEVFTVPNGQIVKSVNLSKDWARAVVDIPVSTNADLNRVNEVLHQECENAQNNPLLGELLLDSPTVMGVESIAVDTVTLRLVARTLPGKQFEAGRLLRVLVIRALARAGIVTAADATVGVVDDAGIPADDEVTDADKGSVTQR